The genome window CCCAGTTGCGGCTGCTGCCTGCCGTGCGCGGGCGGCAGACCCGCCTTGTGCGAACCAGGTGCGGCGGCGAACGGCGCGGGAACTTTGTTGCGGGGTGATCGCAGGCTGTATTTGGGCGCCCACGCCGTTAATCATCACTTGGGGGTATCCGCCTTTGCGGAGTGCGCCACGGTGTCTCGTGAATCTTGCGTCAAGGTGGACCCGTCGCTGTCGTTCGAGCATGCCGCATTGTTCGGTTGTGCTGTGCTGACGGGCATGGGCGCAGTGGTCAACACCGCGCGCGTGCCGCCTGGAGCGTCTGTCGCGGTGGTGGGTCTGGGCGGTGTGGGGCTGTGTTCGGTCATGGGCGCACAGGTGTCGGGCGCGCGCCAGATCGTGGCTGTGGATTTATCGGATGACAAATTGCGCACGGCGCGCGAACTCGGTGCCACGCATTGCGTCAACGCTTCCGATCCTGACGCGGTGGAGCAAATCCGCGCATTGACTCAGGGCGGCGCCGAGTTTGTGTTTGAACTTGCGGGGTCTATTCCGGCACTGGAACTGGCCTACAAGGCGACGGCGCGGGGCGGTATGACGGTGACGGGCGGCTTGCCGCCGCCTGACCGGCACCTGTCGCTGCAAGCCGTGAATCTGGTGGCCGAAGAACGCACCTTGAAGGGGTCATACATCGGCACCTGCGTGCCCAAGCGCGACATTCCCAACTTTGTCTCGCTCTTCCAGTCCGGCCGCCTGCCGGTCGATAAATTGCTGACGCACCGGCTCGCGCTGGACGAGATCAATACCGGCTTTGACCGTTTGCGTGACGGGTCCGCCATTCGTCAGGTCGTGCTGTTCTGAAACCTGATCAGGAGCGATTGTGATCGACCACACCCTGCCTCGTGTCACGTACTCGAACATCCATACCGATTTCTCTGCGGTGCATGACTTGCTGGATCAGCGCTTGCCCGACTTTGAGTCGCGCATGCTGGGTCAGGATTTCAGCCATCGTTTTGAAGGTCGGCCAGTTGCTGGCGAAGTGCTGCAAGAGGTTTATTCGCCCATCGACCACTGGCTGATGGTGGGACGCTTTCCCAGCGCAGACGGGGACGTGATCGAACAGGCCGTAAGCTGCGCGCGCCGCACGCAGCCCGCCTGGGCCGCGCAAGGCTGGGCGCAGCGCATTACCGTGTTGCGCCGGTTGGCCATGGTGCTGTCTGAGCGCAAGTACGACTTTGCGATGGCGGCCGTGATCGAGATCGGCAAGTCGCGTCTGGAAGCGCTGGGCGAGGCAGAGGAATCAGTGGATCTGATCCGCTACTACTGCGATCAGGCCGAACGCAGTGACGGCTACCGCCAGCCCTTGGCGCGCGCCTTCGACAATGAAAGCACGCATGACGTTCTGCGGCCCTATGGCGTATTTGCGGTAATCGCGCCCTTCAATTTTCCGCTGGCGCTATCCGTGAACATGGTCTGCGCGGCGCTGCTGGCGGGCAATACCGTCGTGTATAAACCGTCGCCCCGCGCATCTCTGACAGGTGCTTTGCTGCTGAATGCCTGCGACGCGGCCGGGGTGCCAGCAGGCGGCGTCAACGGCGTGTTTGGCGGTGCGCAAACGGGCGCCGCATTGATGCGGCATTCCGGCATCGATGGTTACGCGTTTACTGGCAGCCATGAAGTTGGCATGGACTTGCTTCAGAGCGTGGCAGCGGGCCGTCACGCCCGCCCGGTCATTGCCGAAATGGGCGGCAAGAACCCGGCCTACATTGCTGCCAGCGCAGAGGTGGGTGTGGCGGTTCAAGGCGTGTTGCGGTCGGCGTTTGGCTTGCAAGGGCAGAAATGTTCGGCGGGCTCGAAAGTCTATGCACACGTCTCGGTTCACGACGAGGTTGTCGAGCGCCTGCGTGTGGCAGCAGAGTCCCTTAATGTGGGCGATCCACGTGACCGCCGCGTCTTCATGGGGCCGCTGATTGACGAAGCCGCATGGCGGCGCTACCGCACAGCATGTGAAGAGGCTGGTGCGGACGGGCGGCTTGTTTCGGGTGGCGGCCGGCTGAACGCGGGCGAACTTGCCTATGGCTATTACGTGCAGCCGGCCATCGCAACGGGTCTGCCGCCCAATCACAGACTGAACCGCAAAGAACTATTTCTACCTTTCGTCAGCGTGCAGCCGTTCACCAGTTTGCAAGCCGCAATCGACGATGGCAATGCCATCGACTATGGCCTGACGGCGGGTTGCTATGCGCAGGACCCAGATGAGATCGATCTGTTTCTGAATCGCGCCGAAGCGGGCGCGCTGTATGTGAATCGGGCCAGCGGCGCGACCACCGGCGCCTGGCCGGGCATCCAGACATTCTGTGGCTGGAAAGGGTCGGGGCTGACCGGAAAAGGCGGTCTGGGGCCGTACTACGTCACGCAATTCGCACGAGAACAAAGCCACACCATCTGGCATCGCTAAGGCACAAGGAATCAACATGAGAGAAGCCGTTATCGTTTCTACCGCCCGCACGCCGATAGGCCGGGCGTATCGTGGCGCATTCAACGACACCACCGCGCCCACGCTGGGCGGTCACGCGATTTCGCACGCGGTGGCACGCGCGGGGTTGACCCCGGGCGAGGTAGAAGACGTCATCCTGGGCGCTGCCTTGCAGCAAGGCACCACACACATGAACGTGGCGCGGCAGGCGGCCTTGCGCGCGGGATTGCCAGCGCAGGTTGCCGCCATGACCTTGGATCGCCAATGCGCGTCCGGGCTGATGGCGATTGCGACTGCGGCGCGGCAGGTCACGCAGGAAGGCATGGATATTGTGGTGGCAGGCGGGCTGGAATCCATTTCGCTGGTGCAGAACAGCAGCATGAATCGGAATCGCTGGTTCGACGCTGATCTGATGCGCGAACAGCCTGAAATCTTCATGAGCATGCTGGAAACCGCCGAGATCGTGGCTGATCGCTATGGCGTCTCGCGCGCCGCGCAAGATGCGTATGCGCTGCGGTCGCAACAGCGCACGGCGGCGGCCCAGGCGAGAGGGGCATTCAACGACGAGATCGTGCCGATCACCGTGGTCATGCAGCACACGGACCGCGCAACGGGCGAGACCTCGGCAAAGACGGTGACGCTGGACCGCGATGAGGGCAATCGGCCCGACACGTCGTTGGATAGCCTGGCGCGGTTGCAACCGGTCTTCAAGGATGGGCAGCGCCTGGCGCTGGGCCAGCACATCACTGCAGGCAACTCTTCACAGTTGTCGGACGGCGCATCGGCCTGCGTCATCATGGAGGCAGAGCAGGCGCGGCGGCGCGGTCTGACGCCTTTAGGCGTGTACCGCGGCATGGCCGTGGCCGGTTGCGGACCCGAAGAAATGGGCATCGGCCCCATTCACGCGGTGCCGCGGCTGCTGGCGCGTCACGGGCTTGCGGTCGGTGATATCGGCCTTTGGGAACTGAATGAAGCGTTCGCGTGCCAGGTGCTGGTTTGCCGCGATCAACTCGGCATACCGGAAGATCGCTTGAACGTGAACGGCGGAGCCATTTCGATTGGCCACCCTTATGGGATGTCTGGCGCCCGCATGGCAGGGCACGCTTTGATCGAAGGCCGCCGGCGCGGCGTGCGCTATGCCGTCGTCACGATGTGCGTGGGCGGTGGCATGGGCGCGGCCGGGCTATTCGAAATCACGGCCTAGGCGCCGCTATTTCGCAGTGTTCTCATCATCAATGGTC of Achromobacter seleniivolatilans contains these proteins:
- a CDS encoding zinc-dependent alcohol dehydrogenase family protein, yielding MRIKAAMLRASGAAAPYAQSRPLEITEIDLRAPGYGEVTVRIKAAGLCHSDLSVINGDRQRPLPMVLGHEAAGVVEALGEGVRDLAVGDHVVMVFVPSCGCCLPCAGGRPALCEPGAAANGAGTLLRGDRRLYLGAHAVNHHLGVSAFAECATVSRESCVKVDPSLSFEHAALFGCAVLTGMGAVVNTARVPPGASVAVVGLGGVGLCSVMGAQVSGARQIVAVDLSDDKLRTARELGATHCVNASDPDAVEQIRALTQGGAEFVFELAGSIPALELAYKATARGGMTVTGGLPPPDRHLSLQAVNLVAEERTLKGSYIGTCVPKRDIPNFVSLFQSGRLPVDKLLTHRLALDEINTGFDRLRDGSAIRQVVLF
- a CDS encoding aldehyde dehydrogenase family protein — protein: MIDHTLPRVTYSNIHTDFSAVHDLLDQRLPDFESRMLGQDFSHRFEGRPVAGEVLQEVYSPIDHWLMVGRFPSADGDVIEQAVSCARRTQPAWAAQGWAQRITVLRRLAMVLSERKYDFAMAAVIEIGKSRLEALGEAEESVDLIRYYCDQAERSDGYRQPLARAFDNESTHDVLRPYGVFAVIAPFNFPLALSVNMVCAALLAGNTVVYKPSPRASLTGALLLNACDAAGVPAGGVNGVFGGAQTGAALMRHSGIDGYAFTGSHEVGMDLLQSVAAGRHARPVIAEMGGKNPAYIAASAEVGVAVQGVLRSAFGLQGQKCSAGSKVYAHVSVHDEVVERLRVAAESLNVGDPRDRRVFMGPLIDEAAWRRYRTACEEAGADGRLVSGGGRLNAGELAYGYYVQPAIATGLPPNHRLNRKELFLPFVSVQPFTSLQAAIDDGNAIDYGLTAGCYAQDPDEIDLFLNRAEAGALYVNRASGATTGAWPGIQTFCGWKGSGLTGKGGLGPYYVTQFAREQSHTIWHR
- a CDS encoding acetyl-CoA C-acyltransferase, with translation MREAVIVSTARTPIGRAYRGAFNDTTAPTLGGHAISHAVARAGLTPGEVEDVILGAALQQGTTHMNVARQAALRAGLPAQVAAMTLDRQCASGLMAIATAARQVTQEGMDIVVAGGLESISLVQNSSMNRNRWFDADLMREQPEIFMSMLETAEIVADRYGVSRAAQDAYALRSQQRTAAAQARGAFNDEIVPITVVMQHTDRATGETSAKTVTLDRDEGNRPDTSLDSLARLQPVFKDGQRLALGQHITAGNSSQLSDGASACVIMEAEQARRRGLTPLGVYRGMAVAGCGPEEMGIGPIHAVPRLLARHGLAVGDIGLWELNEAFACQVLVCRDQLGIPEDRLNVNGGAISIGHPYGMSGARMAGHALIEGRRRGVRYAVVTMCVGGGMGAAGLFEITA